ACCCGGGCCGACATACCCGTGCCACGGGCTGACCTTGAGTCCCGGCAAATCCCCAGCACCTACGTCCCCTTCCGCAATGCCAACCTCCTGGCGGCGGCGGCCAGCTGGGCCGAAGCTCTCGGCTCCGAAGCCATCTTCGTGGGAGCGGTGGAGGCGGACAGCAGCGGCTACCCCGACTGCCGGCGCATCTTCTATGACGCCTTCGAGGTGGCAATGGAGGCCGGCACCCGCCCGGATACCCACCTCCGCATCGTTACCCCCATCATCGGTATGCGCAAGGCGGAGATTGTCCAACTGGGGATTGAGCTGGGTGCCCCCCTGCACCTGACCTGGGGCTGCTACCAGAACGAGGATATCCCCTGCGGCACCTGCGATAGCTGCGCCCTCCGCGCCCGCGCCTTCCAAGAAGCCGCCATCCCCGATCCCTTACTGAAACGGTCGCCCTGAGTCCCGACTTTACGTCGGGATCGAAAGAGTGAGGGGTCAGTTCTCTTTGCTTCCTTTGCGCCTTTGTGGTTCATCCTTTTCTCCCATTCTCGCTTATCCCGCGCACCAGGCGAACGACAATCCCGTTCCCATTGCCTATCTTCCCGCTGGATGAAACGTCGACCATACTTTCGCTTGCGCGGCGAGGCCGAATGAGCTTATATGCTGGGTGTGCCTGGTTCCTTTTCCATCAGTTTCCGGGGATCGGTCCCCTGCGCCGAACCCCACCTCACCAACCATACTATCATTGATTGTTTGTTTCGATTGTAAAGCGTAGATTTAAACACCGGAGTCCATATGGTCGCTGTGCAACCGAACGTTGCCAGCCACTCACTCATGCCTTGAAAATGGTCTTATTCAAAAGGGGGCTGCGATGAAGATGTGGGTCTCTCATCCGAAACAGGGTATTCCCATCGTGTGCCTGGGGCTGCTGTTGGGAACCCTCAGTGAGGCACAGGTAAACACTGAATCCATGCGAAGGGAAGACCTGGGTCCGGGATTCCATGTTGATCTGGGAGGCGATGTCGGCTATACCGACGGCAATTCCAATCTGTTCCAAAACCGCTCCAACCTGCGCTTCGACTATGTACGCGACTGGGGTCAAATGTTCCTGGTCTCCTACTATCGTATCAGTAAAAAAGATAAGGCGTTTTTTATCAATAAGGGCTTTTCCCACCTCCGGACTGTAAAAAACCTCCGCGGTGCTT
This genomic window from Candidatus Neomarinimicrobiota bacterium contains:
- the queC gene encoding 7-cyano-7-deazaguanine synthase QueC codes for the protein MSPADENNTRPLAVVLLSGGLDSCVTAAIAARGHDLALLHANYGQRTEKRELQAFHDIADYYAVAPERCLVLDQRHLAEIGGSALTRADIPVPRADLESRQIPSTYVPFRNANLLAAAASWAEALGSEAIFVGAVEADSSGYPDCRRIFYDAFEVAMEAGTRPDTHLRIVTPIIGMRKAEIVQLGIELGAPLHLTWGCYQNEDIPCGTCDSCALRARAFQEAAIPDPLLKRSP